In Bicyclus anynana chromosome 13, ilBicAnyn1.1, whole genome shotgun sequence, a genomic segment contains:
- the LOC112048091 gene encoding paternally-expressed gene 3 protein, with translation MADAAVEKNDAAPEEVTSTEAAKESPVKKSPAKKAAEPAAEPAESNGKAENGSGDAPEEKDEEEAPAENGDAEEDSNDAVENGEATEKKEAGVKRKSAPAENNGDAPEKTTPEKKAKVAEEAPPAEEEAAA, from the exons ATGGCAGACGCAGCCGTCGAAAAGAA TGATGCCGCACCCGAAGAAGTAACCTCCACTGAGGCGGCCAAAGAGTCCCCAGTAAAGAAGTCCCCCGCCAAAAAGGCTGCAGAGCCTGCAGCTGAACCTGCAGAGAGCAACGGCAAGGCAGAGAACGGCAGTGGAGATGCACCTGAAGAGAAGGATGAAGAGGAAGCGCCTGCGGAGAATGGTGATGCCGAAGAAGACAGTAATGATGCTGTTGAGAACGGAGAAGCGACAG AAAAGAAAGAAGCTGGAGTAAAGAGGAAATCAGCGCCAGCGGAAAACAATGGTGATGCACCAGAAAAGACAACGCCAGAGAAGAAAGCGAAAGTAGCGGAGGAGGCCCCGCCCGCGGAGGAGGAGGCCGCCGCCTAA